Genomic window (Pradoshia sp. D12):
CCCGTTCTTCTTGTGTTGAAGATTCAAGTACCGCGTTTAGTGCATCATCAACAGCTCTTTTTGCTTCCTTCTGTTCGGAAGTCACCGATGCCCAATTTTCTGCAAACTTATCTATAGCTTTTTGGGTTTGTTCGTCATTTCCTTGCTTTGCATTAATTAATGCATCACTAATTGATATGTAAAAAGAGCTGTAGGATGTAGCAGCTGAAGCTGGCAAGGCTACAAGCATACAAACTAGAAAACTACAAATTTGTAAAAAGCGCTTCACCTAAATAACTCCCTTTTTCAACACCAGGGAAGCAGGCAAAAATGGCGCTGCCTCGATGTGTAATATATTCATTTAATTTATCGTTACGGCCTAAACTATTTTGAATGTCGATAAATTGTTGCGGATGTTTTTGGAACGAGATAAACAGTAAGCCAGCATCATAAGCCCCGGTGTTTGACATAATGCCTGAAGAATAAGAAAAAGAACGGCGGAGAATCTTTTGCTTTGCTAATCGTGCAAGATGGACATGGGATGTTTCCGGAACAATGTAGTTGCCATTTGCATCTTTCTCTAATTCATTAAAATCGTCAAATTCATCTTTCTTACCGAATGCCGCTCCGCTTTCACGATAGCGGCCAAATGTTGCCTCCTGCTGATGTAAGCTGGTCCGATCCCATGTTTCCAAATGCATTTGAATGCGACGATAAACCAAATATGTTCCATTTACCAGCCAACTTTTCGATTCACCGGATTGAATCCATACAGAATCATTATATTCACTGTTTTTGGCAGGATTAACCGTACCATCTTTAAATGCAAATAAGTTGCGCGGTGTACTTCCATCGCGTGGAATGGCATTAAAACCAGATTGAGACCATTTGCTTCTGACCTTCCCGTTTGCCGCACGAACCAAATTCCGTACGGCGTGAAATGCTATTTGAGGATCATTGGCACATGCTTGTATGCAAATATCTCCGCCATTGTATGCTTCATCTAATTGATCTTTTGGGAAATGCGGCAAATCCATCAATTCTTTCGGCCTTAAATGCTGAATGTTAAGATTTTTATTATCGAATAGAGAAGGACCAACCCCAAACGTTATAGTTAAGTTAGAAGCATCGATTCCCATGGCTTCACCAGTATCAGTGGGAGGGATGTGACCGTTAGTGGAAGGTTCGACGATTTGTTCACCATTCATTAACCGAACAGTAAGAGATGTCCACAATTTAAATAATTGGCGCAATTCCTCTTTTGATTCTACTAAAACGTCCAATGCGGCAAAGTATATATGGCCTTGTAAAGGGCTTGTGATACCGGATTGATGGCGTCCATAAAATGCAATTTTGTTTTTTACAGACTGGTTATCATCCAAGGAAGGTTGCAACTCATAGCCTAAAGCATTCATCGTGGAACCCAATCCGCTTGCACCGATAACCATTCCTGTTGCTCCGATGCTAGTTAATTTCAACATCTCGCGTCTTGTCATTTTGTTAGTAGACAACGATACTCACCCTTATTCTAAAATGATCCCCATTTGGCTCAATGGTTCACCTAGTTGATTGACGGCTGTGGCTAATGCATTTGTATCTTTTTTCGTCAATTCATTGTATGATACATAGCCGCCATCAGCTGTTTCATATTTTGATAATAATTCATCGAGCTTAGCGAATTTCTCTTCTAGTGTAGTGACCAAGGCTTCATCTTTTGCTTCGATTTTATCATGTAAAATCTCGAAGATTTTTTCTGCCCCTTCAATATTTGCTTTAAAGTCATAAAGGTCTGTATGTGAGTAAATTTCTTCTTCACCTGTAATTTTTGAAGTGGATACTTCGTTCAATAAATCAACAGCACCAGTAATCATTAAATCCGGTTCTACTTCGACTGTTTGTACTAATGCATGCAATTCCTTTGTATCAGCTAATAATTGATTCGCGACTTCTTCATAACCCTTAGTTGTGTTTTCAATCCATAATGCATACTCAAGTTTATGGTAGCCAGTCCATTCTTCTTCGCCTTTGCCTTCTTCCTGGATATCAGCCAGACGGCCATCAATGCGTGGATCTAAGTCACCGAAGCTTTCCGCGATTGGCTCAGAGCGTTCAAAAAACATGCGCGCTTCAGGATATAATGCTTTCGCGGTTTCGATATCTCCATCCAGGAACGTAGTAACAAATTTTTCAGTTTCGACTAGAAAAGAATCCATTTGTTCCAAAGCGAATGTTTTATAAGTATCCGTTTCGGTTTTCAAGTCGGCAACAGTTGTTTTAGTCGATGTTGTTTGGTCTGCCGGTGTTGCAGTGGAAGCTGTTTCTTCTTCTGTACCGCATCCAGCTAATAGTAGGGAGGCTGATAAAACAGCTGCTGACATCATATTGAATTTTATAGACTTAAATTTCATAATTTGTAACCTTCTCTCTAGAAATTGTTATTGTAGAGATAATAAAATCCTTCTTAGTGTCCTACCCAGCCAATTTTTGAAGTAATGAATAATTGATATACATATTAGATTGATTAGACCGAGTTATTAATAATACTTTTTTATCTATTCAAAAATTAAATGTGATAGATAAGTAGGAGAATAAGGATGATTGTCATTATCTGCTAGTATACAAACTATATGATATTGATAATCATTATCAATTGTCAATTCAAAGTTTAAAAATAGGACTTTATACATGTCATAAAAATATTTTCGACAAACGTCATTAAAAAATATATTAGAAAATTATCGAACTGAGAATCATTATCATTGACAATGATTCTCAGTATTGCTAATATTTAAACCGCAAATGACTGATATATGGTTATTTATGTATTGAGTGATGTACATGTCATCAGGTTGATTAGGAATTTTAGGGAGTAAGATCGAAGAAGTAAAAGGAGGAAGATATCTAGTTTCAAGAAAAATTTTCTGAAAATACTTAAAATTTTGTGACTTAAGATCTATTTACACGAAAAGAGGAGTTTAAAGATGGGGAAAAAGTTATTCAAAGGATTAACAGCAGCTACAGTGGCGTTCACATTTGCTATGCCGCTTGGGACAGTTTCAGCTAAAACAGTGCAAAAGACCCAAGTTGAGGTGCCTGCTATCGGCACTGCCAACAATGGCCAATTGATAGAATCAGAGGGGAATACAGCAACGAATGTATCTTATGGTGGGAAAGCTAGTGAAGAACAAATAATCGTGAAATATAAAGATGAAAAAAGTTCTGCCAAATCCGTGGAGAAAGTTGAACAATTGGGTGGAGAAGTGGTAGAGACTACGGATGAAATGGCTCTTTATAAAGTGTCGGAAGAAAATGTTGAAACTTCGATCGAAAAGCTAGAAGAAATGGATAATGTGGAATTTGTTGAAAAAAACACAATTTATTCAATTGAGGGTACAGTTAATGATACATACTTTGACAGTCAGTGGAACTTAGAAGCAATCAATGCTCCAAAAGCTTGGGAAGCAGTAGAGAACACAGATAGAGATGACGTAGTAGTGGCTGTCTTGGATACAGGTGTCCAAAGCTCTCATGAAGACTTGGAAGGCCGTGTGTCGGAAGAAGCTGCCACTTTCGTTGATGGATATGAAGAAACATTCGCAGGGGACGATAATGGCCATGGAACCTTTGTTTCCGGCATTGTTGCAGCAAATTCCAATAATGAGAAGGGGATTGCTGGGGCAGCAGGCAACAACAACGTTAAAATTTTACCGGTTAAAGTCATGAGTAAATCGGGTGTTGGTGATGCTTATAATATTGCGAGAGGAATCCAGTATGCAATAGAGAAAAAGGTAGACGTCATCAACTTAAGTTTTAGCGGAGAATATAGCGAATCGGTCGATAAAGCTATACAGCAAGCCCATGAAGCGGGAATTGTTGTTGTAGCTGCTTCAGGTAACGGAGGCGGAAATGCAGATGTTTCGTATCCTGCAGCATTACCGAACGTTATTTCAGTTGGTGCCATTGCCGCCAAAGACCAAGTGTATGCGGGTTCTAACTATGGTAGTACATTGGATCTTGTGGCTCCTGGTGTAAGTGTTTTGAGTACATCGATTTCAGGGGATTTAGGCGATGAAAATGGTTATTACAAAACAGGTACCGGTACTTCTTATGCAGCGCCGCATGTAGCAGCAGTAGCGGCACTATATAAATTGGAAAATCCAGAAGCCACTGCAACGGCAGTAGAAGAAGCTTTAACAACGACAGCCGTTGATATGAATGTGGAAGGATTTGATGAAAAAACAGGCTATGGAAAAGTCGATGCACTAGCTGCTTTATCTGATGATGTAACGATCTCTCCCTTATCCTTTACCTTGCCAAAAGCGAATGCAATTGTTATTGGTAAAACAGCTATTCAAGCAGAATTAAATAATGTAACAGACGTTGTAAGTACAAGGTTTTATATCGATACAACGG
Coding sequences:
- the efeB gene encoding iron uptake transporter deferrochelatase/peroxidase subunit, with product MTRREMLKLTSIGATGMVIGASGLGSTMNALGYELQPSLDDNQSVKNKIAFYGRHQSGITSPLQGHIYFAALDVLVESKEELRQLFKLWTSLTVRLMNGEQIVEPSTNGHIPPTDTGEAMGIDASNLTITFGVGPSLFDNKNLNIQHLRPKELMDLPHFPKDQLDEAYNGGDICIQACANDPQIAFHAVRNLVRAANGKVRSKWSQSGFNAIPRDGSTPRNLFAFKDGTVNPAKNSEYNDSVWIQSGESKSWLVNGTYLVYRRIQMHLETWDRTSLHQQEATFGRYRESGAAFGKKDEFDDFNELEKDANGNYIVPETSHVHLARLAKQKILRRSFSYSSGIMSNTGAYDAGLLFISFQKHPQQFIDIQNSLGRNDKLNEYITHRGSAIFACFPGVEKGSYLGEALFTNL
- the efeO gene encoding iron uptake system protein EfeO — protein: MKFKSIKFNMMSAAVLSASLLLAGCGTEEETASTATPADQTTSTKTTVADLKTETDTYKTFALEQMDSFLVETEKFVTTFLDGDIETAKALYPEARMFFERSEPIAESFGDLDPRIDGRLADIQEEGKGEEEWTGYHKLEYALWIENTTKGYEEVANQLLADTKELHALVQTVEVEPDLMITGAVDLLNEVSTSKITGEEEIYSHTDLYDFKANIEGAEKIFEILHDKIEAKDEALVTTLEEKFAKLDELLSKYETADGGYVSYNELTKKDTNALATAVNQLGEPLSQMGIILE